The Paeniglutamicibacter sulfureus genome includes a region encoding these proteins:
- a CDS encoding MFS transporter, with product MTSSNTAPGIGFPSLLAHAFFLQAAVYLVRPATSYKALELGVDPGLLGLVVASFSILPVFLAVFIGRAADRGKERQILLVGAALLIISGAGLLFAAPSLPALLGWNLLLGVGHLMSILGEQSRLASATNRNMDRVFGFYTMVTAVAQTVAPLLLGVLGGAAVAPDTSVLLLAYLVGAAGVLATGVLMARHGGTRSKSGIPKAPVKLRTALRVQPAARNTLVASIGLSMMVLCTIDLLQVYLPALAVERGISTQAVGVLLALRAAATVLSRLAMDRLVRAVGRSRLLLGSTGISAVLIGLLVLPLPTPAMAALLVLAGLALGLGQPLSMSVVSMTATEGTRGTWMSIRLLGNRLGQTVIPVGVGVFATALGAGGVFLALGVTTAAATLGAIAPLRSMDD from the coding sequence ATGACCTCCTCGAATACCGCGCCGGGCATCGGGTTCCCCTCGCTGCTCGCCCACGCCTTCTTCCTGCAGGCAGCGGTGTACCTGGTGCGTCCGGCAACCTCCTACAAGGCGTTGGAACTCGGCGTTGACCCCGGGCTGCTGGGCCTGGTGGTGGCGAGCTTCTCGATCCTGCCGGTCTTCCTGGCCGTGTTCATTGGCCGGGCCGCGGACCGCGGCAAGGAGCGTCAAATCCTGCTGGTGGGTGCTGCCCTGCTGATCATCTCCGGGGCCGGCCTGCTTTTCGCCGCGCCCTCCCTGCCGGCATTGCTGGGTTGGAATCTGCTCCTGGGCGTGGGGCACCTGATGAGCATTCTGGGTGAGCAAAGCCGTTTGGCATCGGCCACGAACCGCAACATGGATAGGGTTTTCGGCTTCTACACCATGGTCACCGCGGTGGCCCAGACCGTTGCGCCGCTGTTGCTCGGTGTGCTGGGCGGGGCCGCGGTCGCTCCGGACACCTCGGTGCTGCTGCTGGCCTACCTGGTGGGAGCCGCCGGCGTGCTGGCCACCGGCGTTCTCATGGCCCGGCACGGCGGCACACGGAGCAAGTCCGGCATCCCGAAGGCTCCGGTGAAGCTGCGCACCGCACTGCGGGTCCAGCCCGCTGCCCGCAACACACTGGTCGCCTCCATCGGGCTGAGCATGATGGTGCTGTGCACCATCGACCTGCTGCAGGTCTACCTGCCGGCGCTGGCCGTGGAACGGGGAATTTCCACGCAGGCGGTCGGGGTGCTGTTGGCGTTGCGGGCAGCAGCCACGGTGCTCTCGAGGCTGGCGATGGACCGGCTGGTCCGTGCCGTGGGAAGGTCGCGGCTGCTGCTTGGATCCACCGGCATCTCCGCGGTGCTGATCGGCCTGCTGGTGCTGCCGCTGCCGACCCCCGCCATGGCGGCGCTGCTGGTGCTTGCGGGCCTCGCCCTGGGCCTCGGGCAGCCGCTGAGCATGAGCGTGGTCTCGATGACCGCCACCGAAGGCACCCGCGGCACCTGGATGTCGATCCGCCTGCTGGGCAACCGCCTGGGGCAGACAGTGATCCCGGTGGGCGTCGGAGTCTTCGCCACCGCCCTGGGGGCCGGGGGAGTGTTCCTCGCCCTGGGGGTGACCACTGCCGCGGCGACGCTGGGTGCCATCGCCCCGCTGCGTTCCATGGACGATTGA